Below is a window of Rhodopseudomonas sp. P2A-2r DNA.
TCTCGTCGGCAACGTCGACGAATTGAAGATCCTGCATAAGTATGTTCGGCCGGAATACGACAGCATCGCCGCCCGCAACAATCAGAAGATCCTCTATATCGTGCCGTGGCCGACGCAGTATCTTCACCTCAAGGTCAAGGTGGCGGGTGTCGATGGATTGAAGAACATCAAGATCCGCGCGCCGGACAAGAACGGCGTCGACATGCTGAATGCGCTCGGCATGGGCGCGGTCATGATTCCCTGGGGCGAGACGATTCCCGCGCTTGCGTCGGGGGCGGTCGCCGGGGTTTCGACTTCGGCAGTTTCGGGCGTCGACGGCAAGTTTTGGGAGTTCCTGAAATACGTCTATCCGACCAACCATGTCTGGTCGTCGCAGATGCTGACCGTCAATCTCGAATCCTGGAAGGCTCTCAGCCCGGATCAGCAGAAGCTGGTCGCTGATATCGCGGCGAAGATGGAGGCGGGGTTCTGGGCGAATTCGCTAAAGGCCGACATCGACAGCCTCAAACGCCTCAAGGATGGCGGTATGGAGGAAGTGCCGGTGTCTGCCTCGATGATGACGGACGTACGAGCGCGAACCGCGCCACTGCTCGACGCGTTTCTGAAGCGCGTGCCTGCGGCAGACAAGCCGGTACGGGCCTATCTCGCCGAATTGAAACGCTAGGAGCATGGCCGTGGCGACTGTCTTACCGGCTGCTCCGGACAGCCTCAACGCAGCGGCGCCAGCGCCGTTGCGGATCCTGCTCGACGGGATCGATCGGCTCGGCCGGCTCGATGGCTGGATCGGCGGCGGCTGCCTGGTAATGCTCACGCTGCTCATGCTGGCCGAGGTCGCGACACGCTTCCTGTCGAATTTCCTGCCGTTCTTCCCGCCGACGATCTCGATTGCCTGGGAGTATTCCTCCTACCTAATGGCCGCATCTTTCACGTTCGGCGCCGCAATGACGCTCCGTGTCGGCGGCCATATTCGCGTGGTAATCCTGCTGAAGAACGCACCGGCGCCGATCCGCCGCGCGCTCGAGGTTCTTTCGGCGCTCGCGGGTTTTGCCTTCATGGCATTTATGACATGGGCGATGGTCAAGTTCGCCTGGGGTGCCTTCACGCGCGGGCAGTTGTCGACGTCAAGCGATACGCCGTTGTGGTTTCCCCAAGCCGTCGTCACCTTCGGGATGCTGCTGCTGACGCTGCAGTTCCTGGCGCGGGCCATCCAGGCGACGCTCGGTCTGCCACTCGAAGATCACAGCATGAAGGCCACGCCCGTTGAATGAACGGGCAGGCAATCACTGCCAGCACCACTCCCGCTCCGGAAGACAATTTCCATGACAATCGAAGTCGTCAGCCTGTTTGCCATCCTGTTCGCGCTACTGGCGGGGGGCTGTGGATCGGGCTTACGCTTGCTCTCACTGCGACCTTGTTGCTGGCGATGTTTCGCTCGATCCCGCTCGACAAGCTGCTTCCGCAATATGCCTGGAACATCCTGACCACGCAGGAGCTCCTGGCGCTGCCGCTGTTCATCCTGATGGGCGAACTGCTGTTTCGCACCCGGCTGTCGCGATCGCTCTTTCAGGGGCTGGCACCGTGGGCGGGACTGCTGCCGGGACGGCTGCTGCATGTCAACGTGATCGGCTGCACGATCTTTGCTGCGATTTCCGGCTCGTCAGCCGCGACCACACAGGTGATCGGCCGGATGTCGCTCAACGAACTGCTGCGCCGGGGCTATTCGAGGGATATTGCGATCGGCTCGCTCGCCGGGGCGGGCACGCTGGGCTTTCTGATTCCCCGTCGAACATCATGATCATCTATGGCGTACTCGGCGACGTCTCGATCCTGAAACTGTTTACCGCCGGCGTGTTGCCGGGCCTGCTGCTGGCGGCGACCTTCATGGGCTGGGTGATGCTGCACACCACCCTCGACAAGACCCTGGTGCCGGAGCCCGAGGCGATGCTGTCGCAAGTGCCCTGGCGCGAACGTTTCGCCGCCCTCAAGGATCTGGCGCCGGCGCTGTTCCTGATCGCCTGCGTGCTCGGTTCGATGTATGGCGGCCTTGCGACGCCGTCGGAAGCGGCTGCGGTCGGCGTACTCGGCGCGGCCCTCGTCGCCTGGGCGCAGGGATCGATGACGCAGCAGGTGATGCGCGACGTGATCATCGGTTCAGTGGTCACCTGCTCGATGATCGCGTTGATCGTGCTCGGCGCCTCGATCCTCGGCAATGCCGCCGCCTTCCTCGGCATTCCGCAATCGGTGGCCGCGTTCGTCAAGGGTCTCGGCCTGTCACCGTTCATGCTGATCGTCGTGCTGATTATCTTCTACCTGGTGCTCGGCTGCTTCCTCGATGGCTTCTCGATGATCGTGATGACGCTGCCGATCGTGCTGCCGATCGTGAAGGGCGCCGGCTTCGATGAGATCTGGTTCGGCATTTTCCTGGTGATCGCGGTGGAGATGGCGCAGATTACCCCGCCTGTCGGCTTCAACCTGTTCGTCATCCAGGGTCTCACCGATGACGGACTGTCCTACATCGCCCGCGTGACGATGCCCTATCTGCTCATCATGATCGGCTTCGTGCTGTTGTTGACGCTGTTTCCGGGGATCGTCACCATCCTGCCGAGAATGCTCTACGGATAGGGATCGGCGAGCGCGCCTGCCGGTCGGTGACTGAGACCCTGTTCAACCCAGCGTCGGCGTCGCCGGCTCTGCGGTCGCGCCGATCCGGTCATAGCCCTTCAGCCAGTAAATCGTCGCCGACAGAATCCAGGCGCCGATGAAAACGCCGACGATGACAAAGCCGAAATCGGCGAGGTCGCGATTGATTGCGCTGATTCGGTCAAACAGTCCGCCGCTCAGTTCAAGCTTTTCGGATATCACCGAGAGGGCCTCGATGCTGCCGATCAGCAGCGCGACTGCGACGGACACGGCGGTGATCGTCAGGTTGTACCACAGCTTGCGGATCGGCTTGACGAATGCCCAGCCGTAGGCGCCCACCATCAGCGCGCTGTCCGCGGTGTCGACCAGCGCCATGCCGGCGGTAAACAGCGCCGGAAAAACCAGCATATGCCACGGCGACACGCCGTTGACGGCCTCCGTGCCGGCAAAGCTCAGCAGGCCGATCTCCGTGGCGGTGTCGAAGCCGAGGCCGAACAGCAACCCGATGCCGTACATGTGCCAGCTCTTGGTCACCACCCGGAATAGCGGACGAAAAATCCGGCCGATGATGCCGGTCGGGAGCGCTGTATCGTCGTCGGCAGCGGCGATCGTTCCGTTGCGCGCGGCGCGGAACGCGCGCCAGACCGAGCGCAGAATGAACAGGTTGAAGATGGCGATCAGCAGCAGGAAGATCGCCGAGACGGAAATCCCGATCGCGCCGCTGTAGCTCCGGAACGTGGCGAGGTCGTCTTTCATCGCGGCGGCCGTTGCGACCAGCAGCACCACGGCGGCGAACACCACGGTGGAATGTCCGAGCGAGAAGAACAGCCCGACCGTGACCGGGCGTTTGCCCTGCTGCATCAGCTTGCGCACGACGTTATCGATCGCGGCAATGTGGTCGGCATCCACGGCATGGCGCAGTCCGAACACCCAGGCCAGCAATGCCGTGCCCAGCAGGGCGGGACGGTCCCGAAAAATCGCCAGCGCCCACAGCCATGCGGCGATGTTCGCCGCGATCAGCACAGCAAACAGGAGGATTACCGGACCGGATGCCCTCCGGGCAAAGCGGGTTGCAAGCGGGAGAGTTGATGTCGACGGCGTCAGCGCGGCGGACGTCGTCGTGGACCTTGTCGCCATCGCGCATTCCATACCAGAAGGTATGACGAATATATCGAGAACTCATACTGCGGGTCAACGGCCGCCGTCGTGGATCAGCCGCCGCGCGATTGCGGGGGCGTCGCGAGTCCATTCATGAGCAGGTCGAAATTGGCCGCGACGAATGCTGCGAAATCGATCTTGCGGCGCTCTTGAAACAGCAGCGACCATACGTTGAGCAGCAGCGCCGGGCTCAGGATCAGCTCAATAAACCTGGTTGCCGGCGAGTTTCGAAATTGGCCGGCTGCGACGCCCGCTTCGATCAGCGCTTGGCATTGCAAGATCACCGGCCGCATGAACTCGTCATAGTGGCGGTCGACGAGGTCCGGGAACCGCGCTCCTTCGGAAATCAGGAAGCGCAGCGTCTCGCGTGCGATGCGATCCTCGCCGATTCGTCCATATACGAAGGCGAGCAGCGCGCGCAGGCGTTCGGCATACGAACCGTCGAGCTGCTCCACAAAACTGTCGAGTTGCGGAAACAGCGAGCCGGAGACGTGGCGGATCATCTCGTCGAACACGCGCTCCTTGGTTTCGAAATAGAAATAGATCGTGCCCTTGGTCACCCCGGCGCGCTTAGCGACATCCTCGAGTCGCGCGGCGGCGTAGCCATGTTCGACGAATTCCTCGAAGGCGGCGTCGAGGATTTCGGCGGGGCGTTCCGCCTTGCGGCGGGCTCGCGGCTTGACGGGTGAATTCATGTCTTTGACCATTATTATGGCGCCCTGTTTATTATTGACTTTCGCGTAAGTCAATAATAAACAGGGCGCTCCTTTAAGGCAACTTGGCGAACCTTATGTCCCACCTGTCACATGCCGTATGCCTGCTTGTTGCTGCCGGCAGTCTCGCCGGATGCAACGATCGGGCTGCACCGCCGCGTCCGGCGACCTTCGTTAAGACCGAGGTCGTGCAGATGCAGGCGCGGCAGGTGT
It encodes the following:
- a CDS encoding HoxN/HupN/NixA family nickel/cobalt transporter, with translation MATRSTTTSAALTPSTSTLPLATRFARRASGPVILLFAVLIAANIAAWLWALAIFRDRPALLGTALLAWVFGLRHAVDADHIAAIDNVVRKLMQQGKRPVTVGLFFSLGHSTVVFAAVVLLVATAAAMKDDLATFRSYSGAIGISVSAIFLLLIAIFNLFILRSVWRAFRAARNGTIAAADDDTALPTGIIGRIFRPLFRVVTKSWHMYGIGLLFGLGFDTATEIGLLSFAGTEAVNGVSPWHMLVFPALFTAGMALVDTADSALMVGAYGWAFVKPIRKLWYNLTITAVSVAVALLIGSIEALSVISEKLELSGGLFDRISAINRDLADFGFVIVGVFIGAWILSATIYWLKGYDRIGATAEPATPTLG
- a CDS encoding TetR/AcrR family transcriptional regulator, with the translated sequence MNSPVKPRARRKAERPAEILDAAFEEFVEHGYAAARLEDVAKRAGVTKGTIYFYFETKERVFDEMIRHVSGSLFPQLDSFVEQLDGSYAERLRALLAFVYGRIGEDRIARETLRFLISEGARFPDLVDRHYDEFMRPVILQCQALIEAGVAAGQFRNSPATRFIELILSPALLLNVWSLLFQERRKIDFAAFVAANFDLLMNGLATPPQSRGG
- a CDS encoding TRAP transporter substrate-binding protein — translated: MITRRTFTTGAVTMLAAGHLSTRAMAAPTNWDMSTVWPDSNFHTQNAMAFAEEVKKQTNGAVNITVKAGGQLGFKGPEHLRAVRDGLVPLADVLNIQQVGDEPFMGVESIPFLVGNVDELKILHKYVRPEYDSIAARNNQKILYIVPWPTQYLHLKVKVAGVDGLKNIKIRAPDKNGVDMLNALGMGAVMIPWGETIPALASGAVAGVSTSAVSGVDGKFWEFLKYVYPTNHVWSSQMLTVNLESWKALSPDQQKLVADIAAKMEAGFWANSLKADIDSLKRLKDGGMEEVPVSASMMTDVRARTAPLLDAFLKRVPAADKPVRAYLAELKR
- a CDS encoding TRAP transporter small permease subunit, which translates into the protein MATVLPAAPDSLNAAAPAPLRILLDGIDRLGRLDGWIGGGCLVMLTLLMLAEVATRFLSNFLPFFPPTISIAWEYSSYLMAASFTFGAAMTLRVGGHIRVVILLKNAPAPIRRALEVLSALAGFAFMAFMTWAMVKFAWGAFTRGQLSTSSDTPLWFPQAVVTFGMLLLTLQFLARAIQATLGLPLEDHSMKATPVE